CTATGGTGCAATCCCTCTCTGTATTTCAACCGTACAGCTTTGATTTCCCATAGAATTCCCATGACATGTTCTATGGGAAATCTATGGGATATCTCAGTGCTCataatgacaatgaaaaatcaGAGCATATATATTATGTTCACACATGCTATGCAATTCTTGTTATACCGTAACGGTATAACAAAAATTGCCTCATCAGCACCGACAAAATATATCCCCTGTTGAAAACAGTTAGTACACAGCATTCATTATTTCGACTGGCTACAATTTTGTAACTATAATGACCATAACaagtctaaaaatatttttaatgagAGAATTGAACTGCAGCACTCTGAAATATGctgctctaaaaaacaaaaattggatgaaaaataatttaattgatGCAGTTTTTGCTCACCTACTCACGCTGTTTTAAttcaagcattaatttttataaacttAACAACATACAGATGTCACAGTTTGTCAAATAATGGCTATCCTTTTATTTCTCACTATGCAGTGGAGGGAACTTTTCACTGAAAAAGTCCGAGCAAGCATCCGCATCTTTGacaaattgttcaaaagtgTTTGAATTGGCGAAATCTAGCAGTTCAAATTCGTCTATGATTATTCTCAAGTTGTCTTCATCTTCCAAGGGAAATTCACTTGAACTATCCATGTCATTTACTTGCAAATAGTTGCAGGCTTCACCAGGCATCATAGTCTGTTTGTTTCTGTGAGAAAAAGTTCAGCAACATCGCCATGCATACAACAGGCTGTGCTTGTGATCCTTCGGGAATCAGTTCTTCAACATCGCATTTGTTTAAATCATTGTGTGTACCAGTGGATGATTGTTTCGATTTTGCTGCTTGAAATTTGTATGGATTAGAGTGATGCatgtacagtaccgctcaaatgtAAGTTACCAGTCGCGTCGCGTTTCAGGCGCGACGCGATTCGCGTAGCACAGGACTCGCCGAAGCGGAAATCTCTGGCATAAATTAAGCTTATTTCGCGCAGTGATCAACAATGATTGCACTAATTGCAACGTTCAATTTACAGTAGTCATCATCTTGGTGTGACGGAAGGCTGCTCAAACACCTCTCTCCGACAGATCTGAACCGGATTGCGTATTTGTGATTTAGAAAACCATTTTTTGGTGATGAAATGGTATGACTTTCGTAATTTATTTCAATATCAAGTATTTATTCGCCAAACGAACTGcgataaattattgttatcttttCATCGCTCTGTAAAAATACCAACGTAATTTAAGCTTCGTTTTAATTATGGTCAACTCCGAGCCCGAGGAGCCGCAAGTCTACAAATACATGTGATTCAGGGTTTCTTTCCCATTCAGTCAAGTTTGCCTCGTTCGGTATTCGATAACCCTTTTTTGGCCGTGTTTCATGGTTTAGAAACTATGAAGGAGATATCAAGGAACACACAAAACCCAAAACGCGGCCGCCGTCGCAACCAAAACAAATGAGTAAAATAAGCGCCAATCGACAGGTTTGTTCGTGACTTGCAACCGACCTTCGATTGTATATGACGAAGTAAGACACggaaatttgatatcaaacaaaatCATAGTATATAACGTGTGATCATTAAGATTTGCCCTGAGAAAAGAATTTTCACTACTCTGTTTAATAATACTAGTGTAGAACGCAAATTACATAATCATTGTTTTTAAAAGCTAGTCTTTATTAAGTATATAGTATTACGGtaacaatttgaaaatgaatttaatccACCCTTATATCCCTTCTCTTTCTCCTCAAAAACTCATCAATGCAAGTGATGCACTTGCGCCATTGCGCATCTTCCAGTGATCTTGCACAAGGCTAAAGTTTAAAAACGTAACTCTTAACCACCCCCAACTTAACATGATCTAAGGCCTGTTTCCCCCTTGTCCCTGTGCAGTTTCGATTTAATAAGTCTTCTGGTTGGAAAATTAACTGCACTAGCTTTTGTGAAAAGTTCCCTACACTACAACTCTTACTTTTTAATTTAATTGCCTCCCGTAAAAAATTATCAACTTCCCCACCCGAAACTAAACTAAAACTACTGAGTCCCCCCGAGATTTCCCTCCCACCATCAACCGAACTTGTGTTTAAAAACTCACCCTCCTCAACAATTGTGTTTGGATACCCGCTTACAGCCTTTTCCGACGAACTTATATTAAAAGAATCTTCCCCCTCAGTGCTTAAAGTAACAGAATCCCCCCTCTTTGGCCCGACGCCAGAAAATATCCCTAAACTCTCCCGTTCCCCAATCCTAATCTGGTCCCTACCCGCTTTGCACACACTATCTTTACGTAGTTGAAAAAAGTTTAAATAACGCCTTCTGATTTTCTAAAATCATATCTAGTTTTTGCTGGACAGAAACGTCCTCATCCAGATCGAAAAGCTTGGGGAGATGCAAACGTTGGCGGTGGCGACGTCCTGTCCGATATTGATGGAGAGGCTGGAACTGGTATGCTGACAACAGCTTCAACCTCATTGTAACTGCAATccttcaagaaaaagaaacatgcGATTGTGATCAAGATGTAAAACAAACACCAAGGCTTGGTCATTATTCCATACAAAGCCATTTCCATTCACGTCGATTTGATACAAATTTAAGTCTTCTCTAGACATCAAAATCTTGACTTAAACCTAACCATCAAAACATAAATTAAAACGTAATAGAGCTTAAACTGCTAGATATATAACAGGAGTAAATGTTGGTTTGAGAACATGCATGAGAAATTTACCTTTTCCTCCGTGTAATTCGCTGTTTCGGTAGACGGCTCTCCCGCAACGATCACAGTGCAAGccttctttgcttttgaggccTTTGATTGCTTTGCGGCCTTTCCGCTAGAAGTCTTTTTCTCCTGTcattaacaaaaagaaacaaataaagcGATAAATTGAAATAACGACGCGTGAATGAAAGCGAGTAAACAAATCAATTCCAATCGAGACGTCGCCTTTCTTCGAAGGCGAGAAACAAACTCAAATAAAGACGCGTGAATGAAAGCGAGTAAACAATTGAACCCAAGTAAAGACGGGTGTAGGAAATTCTAATCGAGACGTCGGGTTTCTTCGAAGGCGAGAAACAAACTCAAATAAAGAAGCGTGAATGAACAACAAATCAATTCCAATCGAGACGTTGCGTTTCTTCTAAGGCGAGAAACAAACTCAAATAAAGACGCGTGAATGAAAGCGAGTAAACATCAATATTATTGCAATCGAGACGTTGCTTGTTTCTTCGATCGAGGAAAACTAAAGCACGCTTTCTAGAGTAAGTGAAAATACTCAAACAAATACGCGTTGTTTCGAAAGCGAGTAAACAATTGAACTCAAGTAAAGAACAAGTGTGTATGAAATTCCAATCGAGACGATCGCGTGTCTTCGAAAACGAGTTAACAACTGAAGTCAAATAAAAACGTGTTTCATTGACGCGTGTCTCTCAAAGCAAGTTTGAACCTTTGCGTGAGCTTTACCTACCGAacgtttccttttcttttgttgttctttTGACTCAGGATTGCCTTTCTTTAAATTATCTTCACACCAGGAAAGATCTTTTTCATTAAGTTCCTCCATGTTATCTAGAAAgacaaaaggaaaagagaattaaTACCGGCTGAACTATGTGTCCGAATTGAGCCACTTCAGTGTTTAATTGCAAAGCTGATGGATACCTACCACTTAGTCCGAGGATTTTGCCTTTCACCGTCTTACCCTGCCAGTTCACCGACACCATCTCTCCGAGaacagctttttctttttcgcaaATAATTCTGGTCCGCCCAATACCAGTCATATTTTCTTCTGGGAAAAAGAACAGCGCCTTCGCAGGCAACTGGGTTTCACGCAATAATTTTCTAAGAGCCATACTAATTAGCAATCGAGTTACGGTAATTAGTTGAGTGAGAGGGATCTTTTATAGTGTTCCCGTGGATGTCTATTGTTTAAGGATGGATCAAAAATCCAAGAACACTATTGGTCACTTCATCCCTTTAGCTAAAGGTGGATCGAAATCCTAAGAATGTCATTGGTTGTGTGATATGCAAAACAATTTCAATTCAAATCGATACTCGTTCAATTCGGGTCTTTTGTTTTCGATCTGAGACACTAAGCCGTTAATCCACTCGACAACCATGGGTCGTCTAACACAcgagcaaaaagcaaaaatcgTAAGGCTGCGATCAAAAAGCAAGAACATCAGCGAGATTGTAAGAATTCTCACGGATGATGAATGTCAAACAAGCCGACTTAGTGTAAGACGTTTTTTAAGGCGTTTCCAAGAGCGGCAATCTTTCGAGAATGCACCAACTCCCGGCAGGCCGGCTGAGCAAGTTACTATGGAAGTGCTGAACTTCATAGATGCCGAAATGGAGAGAAATGACGAGCTTACTGCGCCCCATCTTCGCAAGAAGATCAACGAAAAGTTCCATTGCGACTTTTCTGAGAGTAAAGTCAAACGGATTCGCAAAAAATTGGGCTGGGTACAAACGGGAACAAAGTACTGCCAGCTGATCCGCGAGCCTAACAGGGTGAAGCGACTCCAGGTTGCTATTAAGTGTCTcaaggagagagagagagtttcgACGACCTCATCTTTACCGATGAGTGTTCAGTGCACATGGAAAACCATGCGAAGTTGTCGTTTCGGCGCAAATGGGAACTGCCAAAGATGAAAGGCCGCCCCAAACATCCGTAAAAGGTTCATATCTGGGCAGGGATTTCGAAGAGGGGAGCCACTAAAGTGCTGATATTCACCGGCAACATGGATGCTCAGTTTTACACGGAGCACATTCTAAAGAGGACACTGCTTCCCTTTATTCGTGAAAAATTCGCCGATGGCCATCGTTTCCAGCAGGATAATGACCCGAAGCACACGAGCAGGTTGGCGAAGGGGTTTATGGAGCGGGAAGGTATCAACTGGTGGAAGACTCCACCAGAGAGTCCTGACCTTAACCCAATAGAGCTCCTATGGCATGAAATGAAGCATTTTCTTCGCACAATCGCCAAACCCAACACGAAGGATGAGTTAGTTGCCGGCATAACGCGGTTTTGGCGAGAGCGAATGACACCTGAAAAATGCTGCACTTACATTAACCACATAAAGAAGGTTGTACCTCTGGTCGTGAAAAGGGAAGGTCGTGCCTCTGGCCACTGAAAACAGCTCTTTTAAGAGCTACCAATATCCTGTAGGTTTAACCGGGGTGTTAAACATTGCACTCTTACAGAATCAAACGGCTCCTGTAGGAGccaaaaaatgtaataaaagtCTTAACCAACACTATAGGTTTTAATGAAGCTAAACACTTGGTTGAAAACAAATAGAATGTTTGGTAATGAAACTCTTACTCAATCGAGTACACTGAAACCCCTCAATTTCAATTTAGTTTGATTCCTAATATTTCAACtgaaaattctttgtgtgtGAATATGTGTAAACTTTTAGAGTAGTTCTCTTTTGTTGTTACGGGAAAATAATCTCTCTTAAAGACTCACTTTTCCTTACAAGATTGCTTAGGATTTCATGGTTTCACTAACATTTACGTGGTTTGGTTCATTAATTAAACTCATGTTCAATAGAGTGCAAATTTTCTTCGGATTAGCCATGTCGAAGCTATTTCTGTAATTGAAACTATGTTTTAAGGCATAATGGTATCGACCCATTGTCACTTTTCACAAAAGGCAGCTTATGGTCGCGCGGGAGCCTCAAGCTACTGTATTTACAGTTTTTTTAACGTCGCGTGCAACGCaattcctgtagcgcgcgacgcgaCTCGCGTCTCGTGCGAGGGTggtaacttacctttgagcggtgcTGTATTCGCAGTAGCAATCTCTTCATTTTAGTGTTACCTTTCCGAAGTCGTATTGATCATCCACCAAGTTTGATGACTTGTAGTCTAGGTCCCAGTCTCCCACGTGTGTGACACATTCAAGAACATGTGATATTTTATTGACCAATAACGTGAACCCTTCAAACCCACACTGAAATGCGcatcattttaaaattttcacaCATTTCACCGAGAGAGTCTGTTAAAAGAGCGAGTTTCCTTTACCTGTTTGTTGTTTACACTGCAAGAAAAGATGGCTGcaagaaattcaagaaaaagaagtgtCCTAGCATGTCTAAGAGAAGGTAAGCAACTTCAAGTGAATTGCGTTTATGAAAGCACGAAGTGTTTgacgaatttaattcttcttaAAATGATGCTCAAAAGTAAATTGAGAGCTTGATCTTAACTGCATGATCATCCAGTGTTTTCAAGAGTTTGTTTCAATGCACTAACGATCCAAAATCAAGTAGGCCCATGACTACATGCACCTTAGTTGTTTTGCCACACTATAAAGTTTACTCTAATACTGTTGTAACTTGTATGTTTATAGATTATGTATTGCATGATCAAAcatgcaaagacaaagaaagggCAAGACAACTTTTATTGACTTGATCTACAAAAAAAGATACCAGTTGTCTAAATTTCTCTGAAACATGTTTAAAGTAATGCCTCTGGCTTGAGAGGAACAATAGACACTGATCTAACTTAGAAGGAAAATCTAAGCCAAAGTTAATGAATGGATTTGCCATCTTAGAACTATTAGTTTTGTAGGTTTAATCTCTTGTATTGTTTCAGAACTAGAAATAAATCTAAGACTTgcagtctccattaaaaaaaaaatcaggaagAACTTCATTGGGACACAAATTACTGGAATCCCATCCAATCATCTTGGTTAGAAACTTCCCCAACAAGTGGTTTAACACAGCTCTATAGCATACCGGAAtagttagttttttttattcttggCCAAAACAGAGATAAGCCCCTAGTAAATGGAAAATGTAGATGAAACCGAACTGAGAAGTTATCAATTTTAAATCAAGCAAACCCAACAGAACAACTTACTACTTGCAATTAAGAGATTCTTGTGATTGATAGGTGTAGTTGATTAAGAAAACATTACACATCAAATTTTAGGTGTTGATGGTATGTTCATGGCATATTACATGTGCATTATAACTtaactttgcttttttttttttttttcaggtaaaGTCTGTTCAAAGTTCTCCAAGGAGTCTCCTCTGTCGAGTCAGATAATACAGAAGATCAACATGAAATGTGTTGAAGCAAGGAGACCCCAAAGAGTACGAGAGCAAAGACTAGAGTgaacaatttttataatttaaacTGTTTAATTTGAGGAATGACTCATTCAGTTACATGGTGTtgatctaaaagaaaaataagatttTCATAGTGTATGttgaccaaaaagaaaaatgaaattttttataGTGTTGACTTAACAGATAACTTAACCATTTCATAGCGTTCATCAAGAAGAAATACACTATCAAAATCACAAGAGTGGTAAAATGCAGTcagtaaattaattttcatcttaTGCTGTGCCAATCTAGATTTCATgaatgaaaaacttttatctCACAGACACTGTTTATTTATCAGGATGGCAATACAAAGCTTCGCAACTTATGTCGCAACTTACGGATACTCTCTCTCTGCTACAAAACAGAGTGAAAGccattaaaattaaacaagagcTGCTTTTCTTTTAGCTGATCAATACATATTGGGAGATTTTTCACCTGTTTGCTCAAATAGCGTCATTTTTCTTCATACAAATTCAGACTgaaaaaacaatgtttacatGGCCATGCATGAAGCAACTGTTAAAATTTCTATGTATTCAAATTTGTAACTGCAGTTTTACCACTCTAGTGATTTTGATAGTATCATTCTTGTTTGTTTGAAGAATATGATGTTGTGATGAGTACTTGTTGATCCccttcaatatttctttcagcttACAATTTCAAGAGTAATGTCTGAATCATATGGTAAAGATATGGGTCTGGATTCAAAAGTCTCCATAGTATTCCCATACCAGATGACAGCTTTGCTGAAtgctatgggaatgatatggaaCTTTACAAAAGGCCATAGCAATCCCATAGAGAATCAAATCAGGTACACTAGGGTCattatgggaatggtatgggattGTTGCATACCATCCCTCTAATAAATACTATGGGGAATATATGGAACTTTACAAAATACGTAGCAGTCCCATATGAATGTTCAGCCATTGTATGGTATCACTATGGGACTGACCCGTATCATTCCCATACCAGATGCTATGGGGAAAgtatggaactttacgaaatacgtagaaATCCCATAGTGAAAGACAATAGAGCACACTTGGCTGAGATATTGTTGCTATTATGGGTTCAATATGGGAGTTAATGTCCCATATAAAAGCCATACAAAACCCACACATTAGTCATAGGTTGTCCCATACCATTCTCATATTTGGACCATGTATGTCCCATATCAACAGCTTTGGTAAGGGAGGTCATGCTCGGGAATCCTCCTTGGATGATTTTGACGAAATAACTGTCAGTGAAAGACGAGAATTGTCTCACATCGCTAGTGGATACGTTCCAGTGCAATCCAGCTCAACATCTGCGATTTCTACAACATCTGCTTCAAAGTCATTTCCCTGCCTGTAGCTTTAGCAATTCCATCAGCATTCTGCATGAAGAAAAATCTTCCACCAGCAGTTCCAGTGGTTCCAATGAGTTCAAACCAGGTTTCTCCATCACTGAATGTGGCAGAATTCACCAGTATGCCGTCCTCCATGTACCGAACTCTTTGTAAAAGCCATGGTGCTGCCAGTCCTTGATTATGCACCACACTGATGAACAAGATGCAATTACTCCAGAATAAAGCAGCTCAATTAATTTTAAACATGCCAAAGCATTCATCAGCAACAGAAGCTCTTGATCGACTTGGTTAGGATACAAtggaaaaaaggcaaagatCTCATTgactatttttaatttttaagtccTTGAACGGTCTGATTGATTGGAACTTtcattttaatcattttaaagATATGCATGATTACAATActtgttttaataataacaTTTGTAAACCTCGATCAAAGCGTTTATGGGTCAGCATCGGTTTGTTTGTCATGCGGTAGATGACCGGAACGCTCTCCCAGACCGCATTAGGAACATTAGTGTACAACTTGAAGTGAGCAGTCGATTCAGCTTAAAAACGTTGTACTGCCCTGTTTAGTGTTCGGGTTGATTTGAATGAAAGCAATAAGTTGTTATGCGCAGTTGTTTTTCGCTCATTACTTAGCAACCAGCAAATCCATTTTTTCTGTGGTCAATTTCTGAGCGACATTAAACAATTTTTGCAccttttgtcagttttttaatgcaaatttttcCCATTCTCTCATAACTGTCTTCATTTCTcggaaatttcaatttttatgataataattgGTAATACGACTTCATGtcatccaattcagtctgtaatcctGCTAAGCAGTCATCCAATTTTGTTATCACCcatatgattacagaccgaatgggactccactcagtcctattaccattacagtACTAATAAAACACTGACTAGCTTTATTATTCTTTATTATTCtttattattctttgtttttcacagtGATTTAtaacttttaaaagaaataaagtgTTGCAGTATTTCGCTTGTTCAGTGAAGAGATTATATTATCAATAGTGTCACTGCTGATGGCCTAAGTATACATTTTACTCTTTCAGCAAACTGTTAGTAAAACTTGTTGGTTATGTTATTATTTATGGCTTGGTGCTGTAACTTGTGTTTTACTAAATTGAACACAATTTTGCCTTCACACTAGGCACAGTTCTGTATTGGGCAATTATCTTGTATAAATAGTTTTGAATGGCTCTTTCCACTTCACCTAACATTTTGGGAAACTCTCGACAGatgaaatcacaaaaataatCCCCGTCGCATTTGTCATATTCTGAACAGAACATGACACCTTTTTTCGTAAGAAATAGCCACAAACACTTTTAACAACCTTCCTCTTTAACTAGTGTGAGTGCCTTCATTCCTTCTCCTCCAGATTTTCCCTTGGGGCGTTTTGACCTGCATTACTGGGTTGGTCTTATGCCAAAAGCTTACTCCATCCATGTAGAAACAAACGTCCCATGTCCACAGTTCTGCAGGATAGAGTTTCAGAACTTGGCATGCAAATTTAACAGGTGCACTACAGTCTTTAACACAAAGAACGCCTTTTCTTCTTGCATTGCAAAACTTGTATCTCATACGCTTTAAACATCTATTGAGAGTCTGCAGAGACAGACAGAAAGACAGCATTCTACTCTTAAGGTTTTAAGGGAAAAAGTACCCTCATTGACGTGAAGCTCAAGGGTAACTATAGTAAATACAAAACCATGCAGAACCAAAAGAGGGATAACAAATTCGACCATGAGTATTCAAGGCAGTGAAATCGAGTCGACAGAGAAGCTAAACCTTTTAGGAGTGACGATAGATAGTCAACTAAACTTTAAGCGTCATATAACCAACGTGTAAAAAAGCAAGCCAAAGGATTGGTGTCCTTTTGAGACTGACAAACTTGATACTAACAGAAGCCAAGCTACAGCTATATAAAGCTACCATCTTACCACACCTTACTTATTGTCACCTTATTTGGCACTTTTGCAAGGCGAGCGATAGGAGAAACCTTGAGCGCATACAAGAAAGAGGACTCAGGGCTGTGTTTAAGGATAAAAGTTCTAGCTGTGAGAAATTATTGACAAAAGCAGACCTACCATCGTTGTACAACAGATGATTACAGGACATTGCTGTCTTCATGTATCAGATTAAGCATAACTTACTGCCACAGAGACTTTGTAATCTTTTCCAATGAGATAGTGGCTCGTATCACTTAAGGAAACGAGAACTTATTCTACCTCGATTATCTTCAGTGACATATGGGAAACACTCACTTCCTTACCTAGGACCCAAACTGTGGAATGATCTTACTCCTACAATAATAAGAAATCTACCCTCTTGAGAGCAATCTAAAAGCGTCATACGTAATCAGGACCTTACTGCCCTAGCGGCAAATGTCAGTGAGAATGACTGGTCGCTTAGATGAGTACAAgtgatgtacaaaatttgaatattcCAATAAGGCTTGCGATGTAAACATTTTCAATATAtctgtagttttttttttgtgacacaataataaagttattgtTTGATTGAAGCCTCTTAATGCTCACCTCTATAAGTTGCTCGTCCCAGCAACTTCTATcgttttccttccttttaaACATCTATGCACAGTTGCGCATGAAACTCCACAATTCTCGCATATCTGTCGTACAGTCAGCCCACCATCTCCACGCAGAAACTTTAGATACGCTGTCCTTTCGGCGTCTACTTCACCCTGAAACACCATCTTTGTCCCCACCTACATCTTATAAATGCATTTgatgttaaaaatgaaaatgcatTATTTATGACTTTATTGTTATCTCTTAGAACCCAATTATGATGCAATAATGCCTATCCCAGTTCAAAGTCCATTTTTCTACTTCCATTGATACTTTTGCTGGATCTATTGGCTGTTCCTTTAAGTCCCAGTGCCAAATTATAAGTAGCAACCATCGAATTGCAAAAGAGTTGAGACACTCACTGCCAAGGACCCTACAATGCGTCACATTAAAGTCAGCACATCCCAACCCCCTTCCCCTCACGCAAAGTTGTTTTCATGTTGATCTAGCATTGAAATGGGGGAATGGGGGAAGGGGGGAGGAGGGGCGTTCCAACCTCTCTTTTGGTCTGGAAATAGGATTTTAGGAGGAAGAAGTGGAATTTCGACTGAATGCCTCAAACTTTTTGTACATGCTTGTAGCTTGCGATGTTCTTCATGCGCTAGATGCCTTACAACAAGTTCTTCCTCCTCACCACTTCTAGGAAAAATACCAAAGTCATCAAGCAAATCATACTGGTTATGCATCTGCCTGGATCAAAGCAGCCAAACAGTTCATTCAGCTTTTGCTTACTTGCACGGTCCTGCTCATTGATTTGTTCAGCATTTGGTGCTACATTATAGATCGTTTCCACTCACGTGCCTAAAATCTTGACATCGGATGCTACACCACCATATTGGTGTACAGAAATATAAACAAACCCATGTCAGTTCCTCGCAAAAGCAatggttttctgtatggttgtTGGATGTGGAAAAAGAAGCAGCCGCGATAAAGGTATATAAGAGATCGCGTTGGACTTCTGCAGTATATAGAGTAGATCTCACGGATGGAATTTTGCACAATGATCACATATGTGGAACACATTTTGTTTCTGGATGAGCTGCAAAATCCTGAGATACATATAATGTTGCCTTGGTGCCAACATTAAACCTTGgacacaacaacaaaatagaTAAAACGAATCTCAAACAAGCTTTGCAGTGAGGGCAGTGGGCAagtgagaaaaagagagaaaatgaagGAACAACAAGAGCAAGCCCGTGCACTGGCTGAAGAAATTGCAGCAAAAAAAAGGTAGGCTGAGTGAACCCTGTGCCTAAGTTTCCGATATCCCGTTCTGAAAATGAGCTACCAACACCCGCAGATGCATCCTTACAAACAGACGAGTTTGAATATTTATTCTTCGTGGCACCTAAAGAAACACCTTTTAATGAATTCGACCTTCgcgacaacaacaaaaaggtaGATTTCTACACTGATCTACCTTCGTTTAAAATGTTAAACATTGTATTTcgtaaaattgaacattttgttGCTCGCAAATCTCAACTGGTGACTGCTTTTCAGGAGTTTGTTCTGACTCTAATGAAATTGAAACTAAACATGTCGCTTGAGGATTTGGGTTACAGTCTTAATGTGTCTGTTTCAACCATCTCATTCCTGGTCGATGTGCAATTGttagtcgttttttttttgttgttacagaagaagaagttaagtcgTTTTTGCGAATTGTGTTGCATCGATTTCGATGAAATTTACAGCATTTTTTACCACAGTTTTGTAAGTGTTCGTTCTTTTTCGTTTGTGTGTGTTTCCATATTCACTTGTaactttgtaaattttatttattatttcagttGAATCGTATATGTTAAGTTAAACGAATTCAAGCTGTGGccatttgttgttttctttttaactgtGGCGGCTACGGCCGTCCACAATCATTCAAAAAACTGTGAGGAAGTTTTGAGCGCCGGGAAATATTATGGCCGCATGTCTTTTCAAGATCAACAAGGTGTAAGTCCGTCGTAGGATGGCGTCTATCGTCGCGAATTAATGCAGAAATTGAGAACTTTGCGGTCGGGGTACAAGGGACACGTAACCCGAATTGAAAGAGAGATCGAGACCTCTATGACTGCCGGAGAGTCTGAAGCTGTTTGTGGTAAGCTGGCTAATTTGGAATCGGCATTTATAAACTTTGGACGA
This genomic window from Acropora muricata isolate sample 2 chromosome 2, ASM3666990v1, whole genome shotgun sequence contains:
- the LOC136903271 gene encoding uncharacterized protein; the encoded protein is MEELNEKDLSWCEDNLKKGNPESKEQQKKRKRSEKKTSSGKAAKQSKASKAKKACTVIVAGEPSTETANYTEEKDCSYNEVEAVVSIPVPASPSISDRTSPPPTFASPQAFRSG